In Musa acuminata AAA Group cultivar baxijiao chromosome BXJ2-3, Cavendish_Baxijiao_AAA, whole genome shotgun sequence, the following proteins share a genomic window:
- the LOC103976843 gene encoding protein OXIDATIVE STRESS 3 LIKE 4, giving the protein MSSLVLPSVGLKDHVSLPLRLHGEGQEEGKEVEAARKRNGFCLEGRVEAEESSESSSIGAASSSSEKDEKEEEEAVESKRKDGAFGSLDPLEDSLPIKRGLSNFFSGKSKSFASLSDAAMASAGELVKPENPFNKRRRLLMASKMRRASYTSLVRPPLPPLLPSAHTVEEEADDDDDDDDDKEQQQEDDDTNKNKRHSTDNTNTNKNKNKKQGAAFRSPRSFSLSDLQQL; this is encoded by the exons atgtcGTCTCTGGTGCTGCCCAGCGTGGGGCTGAAGGACCATGTCAGCCTGCCGCTGCGTCTCCACGGAGAAGGGCAGGAGGAGGGGAAGGAGGTGGAGGCGGCGAGGAAGAGGAATGGGTTCTGTTTGGAGGGCAGAGTAGAGGCGGAGGAGTCGTCGGAGAGCTCCTCGATCGGCGCTGCCTCGTCGTCCTCGGAGAAGgatgagaaggaggaggaggaggcggtggagaGCAAGAGGAAAGATGGGGCTTTTGGGTCTTTGGATCCCTTGGAAGACTCCCTTCCCATCAA GCGAGGCTTGTCCAACTTCTTCTCGGGGAAGTCCAAGTCGTTCGCGAGCCTGTCGGACGCGGCCATGGCGAGCGCGGGGGAGCTGGTGAAGCCCGAGAACCCCTTCAACAAGCGCAGGAGGCTGCTCATGGCGAGCAAGATGCGGCGGGCCTCCTACACCTCCCTCGTCCGCCCTCCGCTGCCGCCGCTCCTCCCCTCCGCCCACACGGTGGAGGAGGAagcagacgacgacgacgacgacgatgacgacaaGGAACAACAACAAGAAGACGACGACACCAACAAGAACAAACGCCATAGCACTGACAACACCAACAccaacaagaacaagaacaagaagcaGGGTGCTGCTTTCAGATCTCCAAGATCCTTCTCCCTTTCTGATCTCCAGCAACTGTAG